In Aspergillus fumigatus Af293 chromosome 4, whole genome shotgun sequence, one genomic interval encodes:
- a CDS encoding MBL fold metallo-hydrolase — translation MSPPSLTVTHITTANAVLNIDGINFLTDPFFGSIKGTEYDTTPAWEKMDLKAFGFDSIPPPPHLVNKQGPALQLHDLPPIDAVLLSHEDHLDNLDPEGRKLLDGRRVFTTMDGASNLRPRPGVVGLRPWQTVTATIGGKVFRITGTPCKHFPVGEVTGFILETDSFGVDATGKPNAIYFSGDTVYIDELREIGKKWHISAAILNLGNATFDFPTGPIQITMDGKQAVQLTRDIGADVMIPIHFESWAHFTEDREDLVKVFTEERFMDKVVWTVPGVPKVVY, via the coding sequence ATGTCACCTCCAAGTCTTACCGTCACCCATATCACCACAGCAAATGCTGTTCTGAACATCGATGGCATAAACTTTCTGACGGATCCTTTTTTTGGGTCCATCAAGGGGACCGAATATGACACCACGCCCGCTTGGGAGAAAATGGATCTGAAAGCATTTGGCTTTGACAGTattccaccaccgccgcacTTGGTCAACAAACAAGGTCCCGCCCTCCAGCTTCATGATCTGCCACCAATTGATGCAGTCCTTCTAAGCCATGAAGATCACCTCGACAATCTGGATCCAGAAGGCCGCAAGCTGCTTGATGGCCGCAGAGTTTTCACTACTATGGATGGTGCATCTAATCTACGCCCCCGCCCTGGAGTTGTTGGTCTGCGCCCCTGGCAAACCGTGACTGCCACCATCGGCGGAAAGGTCTTTCGAATTACTGGGACGCCTTGCAAGCACTTCCCTGTCGGAGAGGTTACTGGGTTTATTTTGGAGACCGATTCCTTTGGGGTCGATGCTACTGGAAAGCCTAATGCGATTTATTTTTCCGGTGACACGGTGTATATCGATGAGCTGCGAGAGATTGGAAAGAAGTGGCATATCTCTGCTGCTATTCTCAACTTGGGCAACGCCACCTTCGACTTCCCAACGGGGCCTATCCAGATTACGATGGATGGAAAACAGGCGGTCCAACTCACCCGCGATATTGGGGCAGACGTCATGATTCCAATTCATTTTGAATCTTGGGCCCATTTCACTGAGGATCGAGAAGATTTGGTGAAGGTTTTCACTGAAGAGAGATTTATGGACAAAGTTGTGTGGACAGTTCCTGGTGTTCCCAAGGTTGTCTATTAA
- a CDS encoding Zn(II)2Cys6 transcription factor produces MPPQPLSGSSLPPFQCDHPGCGAKYRRKEHLNRHAASHSRGDCFSCPDLLRRHIRIYHPNRAPPASRAQKACAACHARKERCYGGFPCSACQKRGIACSPGKGKTPEEQIVDNNVQISQQPHPPRWIALDYVDIYFDNFHPKWPFLHRGTFDVTKEPCVLIQSVVMIGLWIEGSKKSREAATDLHRSLSTAIRTQMDRWRVFNQNQSTSWPMATYQSVLLQCIFALFLAWERKAIDLNLRYQIQDDEHDLLVTLVESCRLGGIFSYPNMLAQHSSGVPLTLVWLSLEEIKRFGLALYKVCRLSTRLDPSRADGSSAQSELLTLADLSFGMPDSDEAWNSISGVGCEVRQEEAFQTKLRDGQDPTGWISQSASVLSNARVAFDWI; encoded by the exons ATGCCACCGCAGCCGCTTTCTGGCTCGAGTCTTCCACCGTTTCAATGTGACCACCCTGGGTGTGGGGCGAAGTATCGACGCAAGGAGCATTTGAATCGGCATGCGGCGAGTCATTCCCGAGGAGATTGCTTTTCTTGCCC TGACCTCTTGCGCCGGCATATCCGGATTTATCACCCGAATAGAGCGCCTCCGGCGTCGCGGGCACAGAAGGCTTGCGCTGCGTGTCACGCCCGGAAAGAACGCTGTTATGGTGGATTTCCCTGCAGTGCATGTCAGAAACGGGGTATCGCCTGTTCTCCTGGGAAGGGAAAAACTCCAGAAGAGCAGATTGTCGACAACAACGTTCAGATCTCGCAACAACCCCATCCGCCTCGGTGGATCGCTCTTGACTACGTCGATATTTATTTTGATAATTTCCATCCAAAATGGCCATTTCTGCACCGAGGGACATTTGACGTGACCAAAGAACCTTGTGTACTGATTCAATCTGTGGTCATGATAGGACTGTGGATAGAGGGGAGCAAGAAGTCGCGGGAGGCAGCTACCGATCTTCACCGTAGCCTGTCTACTGCGATTCGTACTCAGATG GATAGGTGGCGCGTATTCAACCAAAATCAGAGTACTTCATGGCCCATGGCAACGTATCAGAGTGTGCTCCTGCAATGTATTTTTGCATTGTTTCTCGCATGGGAAAGAAAAGCCATTGATCTGAATCTGCGGTATCAGATTCAGGACGATGAGCACGACCTTCTGGTAACTCTGGTCGAAAGCTGTCGGCTTGGCGGGATTTTCTCGTATCCGAATATGCTTGCGCAACACAGCTCGGGAGTTCCGCTGACTCTGGTGTGGCTGAGTCTCGAAGAGATAAAGCGGTTTGGCTTGGCTCTATATAAGGTGTGCCGACTGTCTACTCGCCTAGACCCAAGTCGCGCAGACGGCAGCAGTGCTCAAAGTGAGCTTCTGACTTTGGCGGATTTGTCTTTTGGTATGCCGGATAGCGATGAAGCGTGGAATAGTATTTCGGGGGTTGGCTGCGAGGTTCGTCAAGAGGAAGCGTTTCAGACGAAACTGAGGGATGGCCAGGATCCGACAGGGTGGATTTCGCAGTCGGCGAGTGTGCTGTCCAATGCGCGCGTTGCCTTTGACTGGATATAA
- a CDS encoding putative 1,3-beta glucanase: protein MYGTASEHNVLYQYQLPGAQKIVMGMIQTETPYFQPLPAAPEPFKPAGCAMAWAVRIINSSTVYILGSGLYSWLAFYTQDCLETGNCQEQGFYVEQSTNTWVYNLVTKGVTESISPAGETPLYARDVRNGYTSSLLAWLHTGTGAIGKRKFPGFYLWDGEMDRDVLSGVSSTCKASLTRLVECHDQVYMLRALQWRGSMHNDTLTDLMCDKTCGQSLQLWFESVLAGCAREQDHVVLAEPGGIIWAGWNETCVKDPNTGKYCGDAINEFTVVRSISDMPHSEPCSYCYVTRYKMMQATPYSIYDKTYQSDLEFIHSKCGLSGPTSILPPLQEFPDP from the exons ATGTACGGCACTGCATCCGAACACAACGTTCTTTACCAGTATCAGCTTCCGGGCGCGCAGAAAATTGTGATGGGAATGATCCAGACGGAAACGCCATATTTCCAACCGCTTCCTGCAGCACCCGAGCCTTTCAAGCCCG CCGGCTGTGCCATGGCCTGGGCTGTGAGGATCATCAATTCCTCTACTGTATATATTCTAGGCTCTG GACTTTACAGCTGGCTTGCGTTCTACACGCAGGATTGTCTCGAGACTGGCAATTGCCAGGAGCAGGGCTTCTACGTTGAGCAGAGCACTAATACCTGGGTGTACAACCTTGTCACCAAAGGAGTCACGGAGTCCATCAGCCCGGCAGGGGAAACCCCACTCTATGCCCGAGATGTCCGGAATGGCTATACCTCGTCTCTCCTCGCTTGGCTCCACACCGGAACAGGGGCCATTGGAAAGCGCAAATTCCCGGGCTTCTACCTGTGGGACGGTGAGATGGACCGGGATGTTTTGAGCGGCGTTTCGTCTACCTGCAAAGCATCTCTAACACGCTTGGTCGAATGTCATGATCAAGTATACATGCTCAGGGCCTTACAATGGAGAGGGTCCATGCACAATGACACATTGACTGATTTAATGTGTGACAAAACCTGCGGACAGTCTCTCCAACTGTGGTTCGAGAGTGTCTTAGCCGGCTGCGCCCGCGAGCAGGACCATGTAGTTTTGGCCGAGCCTGGCGGCATAATTTGGGCTGGATGGAACGAGACATGCGTCAAAGACCCCAATACAGGGAAATACTGTGGCG ATGCCATCAATGAATTCACCGTTGTCCGGTCCATCTCTGATATGCCACACAGTGAACCGTGTTCTTACTGCTATGTCACCCGCTACAAGATGATGCAAGCGACTCCGTACTCTATTTACGACAAGACTTATCAGTCTGACCTAGAGTTCATTCATTCGAAATGCGGGCTCAGCGGGCCGACCAGTATCCTCCCACCGCTGCAGGAGTTCCCAGACCCATAA
- a CDS encoding dienelactone hydrolase family protein yields MYTKYYEFSSPSLVETYFSYPEDRSTTHGVLILTDVIGHRFINSQLIADQFAANGYIVAMPDLFHGDSVKLNRPETFNLMSWLEGHPIERVDPVVDSVLKYMRTRLGCEKIGAVGYCFGAKYVVRFLRPEEGKVDVGYIAHPGFVELDELSAITGPLSIAAAETDDVFPTSKRHQSEGILRDSGLPYQINLYGRVEHGFAIRADLTDKAKKFAKEQAFLQAVQWFDEFVKGQN; encoded by the exons ATGTACACCAAGTACTATGAATTTAGCTCACCGTCACTAGTTGAGACGTATTTCTCATATCCTGAGGACAGATCGACCACGCATGGAGTTCTCATCCTCACTGATGTCATCGGTCACCGCTTCATCAACTCACAGCTCATTGCTGACCAGTTTGCCGCCAACGGGTACATTGTAGCCATGCCTGATCTGTTTCACGGCGACTCGGTCAAGCTTAATAGGCCCGAGACTTTTAACCTGATGAGTTGGCTGGAGGGACACCCGATTGAGAGGGTGGATCCTGTTGTCGACTCGGTGCTTAAGTATATGCGTACACGCCTCGGATGCGAGAAAATAGGGGCAGTCGGGTACTGCTTTGGG GCAAAATACGTGGTCCGATTTCTGAGGCCCGAAGAAGGCAAGGTCGACGTCGGATATATCGCGCATCCCGGATTCGTTGAGCTTGACGAGCTCAGCGCAATCACCGGCCCCTTGAGCATTGCAGCTGCAG AGACTGATGACGTCTTTCCAACGTCAAAACGTCACCAGTCAGAAGGCATCCTTCGTGATTCTGGCCTGCCATATCAGATTAATCTCTATGGCAGAGTCGAGCACGGGTTCGCCATTCGTGCAGACCTGACCGATAAGGCGAAGAAGTTTGCAAAGGAACAGGCATTCCTCCAAGCAGTTCAATGGTTCGATGAATTCGTCAAGGGTCAAAATTGA
- a CDS encoding MFS transporter, whose protein sequence is MSDLPPERSHTRRNTNDLGLVPTETKETLHEAGLSPNTPEIGINYPEVGRPADPVFPEEYNLETQTGLVPARTLESVRTTTWTGRQISPADLEKGGEPVDFVTFTINDPDNPHNWSHVYRWYVTIVVSMLVVCVAYGSAFVTGGLGLIEDKYHVSLEVATLTVSIMVCGFAVGPLLWSPLSEIIGRRPVYVISLGLYTIFQIPCALSPNIGGLLACRFLSGVFSSSGLSLAGGTIADVWNIEERGMAIAFFAAAPYCGPVVGPIVCGWINVGSHRLDLFFWTNMAFAGVVMIVVGLVPETYAPVILKRRAKKLRQETGNPNIITEQEKVKLSFREIVRTNLVRPITMILTEPVLDLMCMYIVLIYAMLYGFFFAFPVIFGELYGYNDGQIGLMFIPILIGAGFALLVTPLMEKQFRRICQSRAPTPEDRLIAALLGAPFIPIAMFILGATSFKHIIWVGPASSGIAFGFGMVLCYYAVNNYIIDSYHKYAASALAAKVFLRSGGGAAFPLFTTQMYHRLGLQWASWLLAFLGVGMVFIPYGFYVYGARIRAKFEKH, encoded by the coding sequence ATGTCGGACCTACCTCCGGAAAGGTCTCATACACGACGCAACACCAATGACCTTGGATTGGTACCAACGGAAACCAAGGAGACGCTCCATGAAGCTGGACTCAGCCCAAATACCCCTGAGATAGGGATCAATTACCCCGAAGTCGGACGTCCTGCCGACCCCGTTTTCCCGGAGGAATACAACCTCGAGACTCAAACTGGGCTCGTCCCAGCACGGACTCTTGAGTCGGTCCGTACGACAACCTGGACGGGCCGGCAGATCTCGCCGGCGGATTTGGAAAAGGGAGGCGAACCGGTGGATTTTGTCACGTTTACGATTAATGACCCCGATAATCCGCACAACTGGAGCCACGTATACCGCTGGTACGTCACCATTGTCGTCTCAATGCTCGTCGTGTGCGTCGCGTACGGGTCGGCATTCGTTACCGGGGGGTTAGGCCTGATTGAGGACAAGTATCACGTTTCGCTCGAAGTGGCTACGCTGACCGTCTCCATCATGGTCTGTGGGTTTGCGGTTGGGCCGTTGCTCTGGAGTCCTCTGTCGGAGATCATCGGCCGTCGTCCCGTGTATGTCATCTCGCTCGGACTGTACACCATCTTCCAGATACCCTGCGCGCTTTCTCCCAATATCGGTGGATTGCTGGCCTGCCGTTTCCTTAGCGGcgtcttctccagttccGGTCTGTCGCTGGCTGGCGGGACCATTGCGGATGTCTGGAATATCGAAGAGCGCGGCATGGCCATTGCGTTCTTCGCCGCAGCACCCTACTGCGGTCCCGTCGTGGGCCCCATCGTATGCGGCTGGATCAACGTCGGTTCGCACCGCCtggacctcttcttctggaccAACATGGCCTTTGCCGGCGTGGTCATGATCGTCGTCGGCCTGGTACCAGAAACCTACGCCCCTGTCATTCTGAAGCGCCGCGCCAAAAAGCTCCGCCAGGAAACCGGCAACCCCAACATCATCACCGAGCAGGAAAAAGTCAAACTGAGCTTCAGGGAGATCGTGCGCACGAACCTCGTCCGCCCGATCACCATGATCCTCACCGAGCCCGTCCTCGACCTGATGTGCATGtacatcgtcctcatctaCGCCATGCTCtacggcttcttcttcgccttcccCGTTATCTTCGGCGAATTGTACGGCTACAACGACGGACAGATCGGCCTGATGTTCATCCCGATTCTGATCGGCGCCGGTTTCGCGCTTCTCGTCACCCCCCTCATGGAGAAGCAGTTCCGGCGCATCTGCCAGTCTCGCGCCCCGACGCCCGAAGACCGACTCATCGCGGCGCTTCTCGGAGCCCCCTTTATCCCGATCGCAATGTTCATTCTCGGCGCTACGTCGTTCAAACATATTATCTGGGTTGGGCCCGCCTCGTCGGGTATCGCGTTCGGCTTTGGCATGGTGCTCTGCTACTACGCCGTTAACAACTACATCATCGATTCGTACCATAAGTATGCAGCCTCGGCGCTCGCGGCGAAGGTGTTCCTGCGTTCGGGAGGCGGCGCCGCCTTCCCGCTATTCACTACCCAGATGTATCATCGGCTCGGCCTGCAGTGGGCGTCGTGGCTGCTGGCGTTTCTGGGGGTGGGGATGGTGTTTATCCCGTATGGGTTCTATGTGTATGGAGCAAGGATCCGGGCGAAATTTGAAAAGCATTAA
- a CDS encoding NAD(P)/FAD-dependent oxidoreductase gives MHSTVDIPSLNASPAPNRIIIIGGGIVGASLAFHLSTRSTHHHIVLIDKDLQAQLGSTGHAPGFVGQLNESAVLTRLAQDTVSEYLSIPGGFNTVGGLELTSTPSGLETLRRRRDLAKEAGLPAGLVEPEEAASLAPNFVDGSSIAGGLFFPSDGTADAKGITTYYLERARDRGVDFLETAVTGFGTKKGGDENTARIATIRTKDGEIDSENSIVILATGIWTSSLLSTGNPSPITQLPIPVVPVAHPYTFTRPRPPRAGKPSPFVRWLDHHVYARDHGDLDGMGCYNHAPVLLNPDQSAIGAWLSDFEQVLADASSVPKNGAEFQVSRHSEASVEEPEVAEKGPFNGIFAVTPDNLPLVGRVPDVDNLWLCAAIWVTTAAGAAKLLVRKILGDDAAAHGDTMLLDALSPKRFWGLEPDLLIRRALRQYNDIYNRGLREDGDGQ, from the coding sequence ATGCATTCAACAGTAGATATCCCATCACTAAACGCCAGTCCCGCCCCGAACCGAATCATCATAATCGGCGGGGGCATCGTCGGCGCATCCCTCGCCTTCCACCTCTCCACCAGAAGCACGCATCACcacatcgtcctcatcgacaaAGACCTTCAGGCACAACTAGGCTCAACAGGCCACGCCCCAGGCTTTGTCGGCCAACTGAACGAGTCCGCTGTCTTGACTCGACTCGCCCAAGACACCGTCTCTGAGTACCTCTCCATTCCGGGCGGGTTCAACACCGTCGGCGGGTTGGAACTCACCTCCACACCGTCAGGGTTGGAGACGTTACGTCGGAGGCGGGATTTGGCGAAAGAGGCTGGGTTACCGGCTGGGCTTGTCGAGCCGGAGGAGGCGGCTTCTCTTGCGCCGAATTTTGTTGATGGGAGCTCGATAGCGGGTGGCCTGTTCTTCCCATCGGATGGGACTGCTGATGCCAAGGGTATCACGACGTATTATCTCGAGCGCGCACGAGACCGAGGGGTGGATTTCTTGGAGACAGCCGTGACAGGCTTCGGCACCAAGAAGGGGGGCGACGAAAATACTGCAAGGATAGCAACTATCCGGACCAAGGACGGGGAGATCGACTCAGAAAACAGCATCGTGATCCTAGCGACTGGGATCTGGACCTCTTCACTGCTCTCAACGGGGAATCCCTCACCTATTACACAACTCCCCATCCCCGTCGTCCCCGTCGCACATCCATACACCTTCACTCGGCCGCGACCTCCGCGTGCTGGCAAGCCATCCCCCTTTGTGCGCTGGTTGGACCACCACGTCTACGCAAGAGACCACGGTGACCTGGATGGTATGGGCTGCTACAATCACGCTCCGGTCCTGCTGAACCCAGATCAAAGCGCGATCGGAGCGTGGCTGTCGGATTTCGAGCAAGTACTCGCGGATGCGTCTTCAGTACCGAAGAACGGGGCTGAGTTCCAGGTCAGCAGACACAGTGAAGCCTCGGTGGAAGAACCGGAAGTAGCCGAAAAAGGTCCGTTTAATGGTATATTCGCGGTAACGCCTGATAACCTCCCACTCGTCGGCCGCGTGCCCGACGTGGACAATCTCTGGCTGTGTGCTGCGATTTGGGTCACGACGGCTGCTGGGGCGGCGAAGTTGTTGGTGAGAAAAATTCTTGGTGATGACGCTGCCGCGCACGGGGATACGATGCTGCTGGATGCTCTGAGTCCGAAGCGCTTCTGGGGTCTCGAGCCGGACTTGCTTATCAGACGGGCCTTGAGGCAGTATAACGATATCTATAATCGTGGGCtgagagaagatggagacggtCAGTGA
- a CDS encoding VIT and vWA domain-containing protein has protein sequence MDVLDRLQSGLFFRPDVADITSTVIQPYILSNQVQPTSHYQKNASSSIPAATLTSIHSSTPEVSLPLLSVSADVDIHGRLCTTKVTQQFSNASSSTTQNARYVFPIYDGSVVTSFRCWIGNDRLLEGVVKAKEAARAEFKHAVSQRKVAVLVEELVPEIFETSVGNIPAQTTVKIEITYTNLLKVDNSTGGLVLTIPTSIAPRYGAVPKGYSGNESLLTEGLRINVQASMPTAIRKMESRSHPISVEMGAVSHKRFTDFAASASSDTLDYSKGRATLSDRKAVLGQDFVLHILCSSREFSRSQAIAASQPGQPRLSTIAVTLHPSDLFGQNVHMEDFVGEIIFMADRSGSMSSKIPSLINVMNIFLRSLPEACSFNIASFGSQVTWLWPSSMRYSQTNLNVAAKHVESFQANYGGTEIYDALHSVLDHYNERNDVPTNVILLTDGEVWDVDNVIQLVHRTASNGNSNIRFFSLGIGDQVSHRLVEGIGQQGGGYAEVVPESSMGSWQERVIQMLKAALTPSRLQCNVDLGEELARKTSERQIAGYTVQYPQWVQAPHQIPVLSTFSHLSLYYIVESGLDSLPKTINITTTNERGEKLSAQLPIQTVAEQPAIHHLAAKALMNDFETGQSWLHSLNPILKSTNPTGFEKVLEQEAQHVGQTWSIPSKWTSYVAIDRTTAQQHAISVHKADAIEFSQLTRPRHTSIFPDPRISNKGDPFARGCLLSYPRREFLASTSRLSGEDTQPLSPSAPPAAGPYALDTFFEPTYAASPSSFLAGFDYHHNQPSQYQGQPPASPVTSQTAEVWPRSRNASVASSLLTQSRGRVDKTAAAYNDPGEGKDIDMHDACPVSRVDSDEAIAAAPRESSERGRATRYVRPRSSSPDDEAEVHYHLSKAHSLNNTTRSGSRQTRFCRPQTPDSDACDAEHPRPSDFPSLDTILCMQRADGRFYVISGSLRIALKQKYEHEALHKFLISRFCRKSSIRVGPLCQLAYCVCLIVHITHEYASSKALWELQVAKARQWIKRTIKRWMKESGDSEETPETSLEESADSMLEEMEKLVLQQG, from the coding sequence ATGGACGTTCTTGATCGGCTCCAGTCTGGTCTCTTCTTCAGGCCCGATGTCGCCGACATAACTTCGACCGTCATCCAGCCTTACATTTTGTCCAACCAAGTCCAACCCACAAGCCATTACCAGAAGAATGCTTCGTCCAGCATCCCGGCTGCAACTCTCACTTCGATACATAGTTCTACTCCTGAAGTTTCACTCCCGTTGCTGAGCGTCTCGGCCGACGTGGACATCCATGGGAGGCTCTGTACTACGAAAGTGACACAGCAGTTCAGTAAtgcttcctcctcgaccacaCAAAATGCAAGATACGTCTTTCCTATCTATGATGGATCGGTTGTTACTTCATTTCGCTGCTGGATCGGCAACGACAGGCTTCTTGAGGGAGTTGTGAAAGCCAAGGAAGCGGCTAGAGCAGAATTTAAACATGCTGTGTCCCAACGCAAGGTTGCCGTACTGGTTGAAGAGCTGGTGCCGGAGATTTTCGAGACGAGCGTGGGAAATATCCCTGCACAAACCACAGTCAAGATTGAGATCACGTACACCAATCTCCTCAAGGTGGATAACAGTACTGGTGGACTGGTGCTTACGATCCCAACATCGATCGCACCGCGATACGGAGCCGTGCCGAAAGGATACAGCGGAAATGAGTCGCTTCTCACAGAGGGCCTGAGAATTAACGTGCAAGCATCGATGCCGACAGCCATTCGCAAGATGGAGTCGCGATCACACCCCATATCTGTCGAGATGGGAGCAGTTTCCCACAAACGCTTTACAGATTTCGCAGCAAGTGCATCTTCAGACACACTGGATTACTCCAAGGGCCGCGCGACGCTATCAGACAGAAAGGCCGTCCTTGGCCAAGACTTTGTCTTGCACATTTTGTGTAGCTCTCGCGAATTTTCGCGGTCACAAGCTATTGCGGCGTCGCAGCCTGGCCAACCCCGCCTCTCCACGATTGCCGTCACCTTGCACCCCAGCGATCTGTTTGGTCAAAATGTTCATATGGAGGATTTTGTCGGCGAAATTATCTTCATGGCGGATAGATCAGGGTCAATGAGTTCAAAGATCCCCTCTCTCATCAATGTAATGAATATTTTCCTGCGAAGCCTCCCTGAAGCATGCTCGTTCAACATCGCCTCCTTTGGTTCCCAAGTTACCTGGCTGTGGCCTTCCTCTATGAGATACAGCCAAACAAACTTGAATGTCGCCGCGAAGCATGTCGAATCATTCCAAGCAAACTATGGCGGGACCGAAATCTATGACGCTCTGCACAGTGTTCTGGATCACTACAATGAGCGGAATGACGTGCCAACCAATGTGATCTTGTTAACTGACGGTGAGGTCTGGGATGTAGACAATGTGATACAGCTGGTGCACAGAACGGCCTCAAACGGTAATTCAAACATCAGGTTCTTTTCTTTGGGAATTGGTGATCAAGTCTCTCATCGCTTGGTCGAGGGTATCGGGCAGCAAGGGGGCGGTTATGCAGAGGTCGTGCCAGAGTCCTCGATGGGTTCATGGCAGGAAAGAGTAATACAAATGCTGAAGGCAGCATTGACACCATCTCGCCTTCAGTGCAATGTTGATCTTGGCGAGGAACTTGCCAGGAAGACATCTGAGAGGCAGATTGCCGGATATACTGTGCAATACCCTCAGTGGGTTCAGGCTCCTCACCAGATCCCTGTGCTGAGTACCTTTTCGCATTTATCTCTCTACTACATTGTGGAGAGCGGATTGGACTCACTGCCAAAAACAATCAATATCACTACAACGaatgagagaggagagaagctCTCGGCGCAGCTGCCAATCCAGACAGTCGCTGAACAACCAGCCATTCACCATCTGGCGGCGAAAGCACTGATGAATGACTTTGAAACCGGTCAAAGCTGGCTGCATTCACTTAACCCAATCCTCAAGTCCACTAACCCAACAGGATTCGAAAAGGTTCTAGAGCAGGAAGCACAGCATGTCGGGCAGACGTGGTCGATACCCAGCAAGTGGACGAGCTATGTGGCTATTGATCGTACCACGGCCCAGCAACATGCGATATCGGTCCATAAAGCGGATGCTATCGAATTTTCGCAATTGACCAGGCCACGACATACCTCTATCTTTCCGGACCCGCGTATAAGTAATAAGGGAGACCCTTTTGCCCGGGGATGTCTGCTCAGTTATCCTCGCCGCGAATTCCTTGCCTCCACTTCAAGGTTATCCGGGGAAGATACGCAGCCTCTTTCGCCGTCTGCACCACCGGCGGCTGGGCCTTATGCTTTAGATACCTTTTTTGAGCCCACATATGCCGCGAGTCCAAGCTCGTTCTTGGCGGGATTTGACTACCACCATAACCAGCCAAGTCAATATCAGGGCCAGCCCCCAGCTTCACCGGTGACGTCCCAAACTGCGGAGGTATGGCCACGCTCAAGGAATGCAAGCGTAGCTTCGTCCCTCTTGACCCAATCGAGAGGCAGGGTCGATAAAACAGCTGCGGCCTATAATGATCCCGGCGAGGGTAAAGATATAGACATGCACGATGCGTGCCCCGTATCGCGCGTGGATAGCGATGAGGCTATTGCTGCTGCACCTCGCGAATCCTCCGAGCGAGGCCGAGCTACACGCTATGTCAGGCCCCGCAGCTCTAGcccagatgatgaggccgaAGTCCACTATCATCTTTCCAAAGCTCACTCACTAAATAATACGACCCGGAGTGGCAGCCGCCAAACCCGATTTTGCAGACCTCAGACTCCGGACAGCGACGCTTGCGATGCTGAACACCCGAGGCCATCAGATTTTCCTTCCTTGGACACAATTCTCTGCATGCAGCGGGCGGACGGCAGATTTTACGTTATCAGCGGTTCCTTGAGAATCGCCCTGAAACAGAAATATGAGCACGAGGCGCTTCACAAGTTCCTCATCTCCAGGTTCTGCCGAAAGTCATCGATCAGGGTGGGGCCTCTCTGTCAATTGGCCTACTGTGTTTGTCTCATTGTTCATATTACTCATGAGTATGCTTCTTCGAAGGCGCTCTGGGAGCTCCAGGTGGCAAAGGCACGGCAATGGATCAAGCGGACGATCAAGCgatggatgaaggagagtGGTGATTCGGAGGAAACACCAGAGACATCACTGGAGGAATCTGCAGATTCTATgctcgaggagatggagaaactAGTCTTGCAGCAGGGCTGA
- a CDS encoding putative extracellular guanyl-specific ribonuclease, with the protein MLFDMKSVVLYGLMALVHASPLSDLSKRAKLGDFQCPDDTLSEHDIREALHECRRLDDGSIGKYPAFFGNKSNNQKVFGNIPDGTDLREFPIIVGGVYSGGEPGPCRVVTDYKDNRGDFRGVMQHTGATPGRDKDDKNKHDKDEGDMKSNNEERSVQETETEVEEPTGHIVSDLTTRSKKRRLGSATCTDGVTLSHDDVVNAFRECKKWDDHGRGGYPHKFGNKSGNSQVFEGITKDLREYPIIQSGTWTGGEPGKYRVVTDYKDNFEGVMIEHAGVSFSRCTINKD; encoded by the exons ATGTTGTTCGACATGAAGTCCGTCGTCCTCTACGGACTCATGGCCCTCGTCCACGCCTCTCCCCTCTCCGATCTCAGCAAGCGCGCCAAACTCGGCGACTTCCAATGTCCCGACGACACACTATCTGAACATGACATCCGCGAGGCCCTACACGAGTGCCGCAGACTCGACGACGGCTCCATAGGCAAATACCCGGCATTCTTTGGCAACAAGAGCAATAACCAAAAGGTATTCGGCAATATTCCCGATGGCACGGATCTACGAGAATTCCCCATCATCGTGGGCGGAGTGTACAGTGGTG GCGAACCTGGTCCGTGCCGCGTGGTCACAGACTACAAGGACAACCGTGGCGACTTCCGCGGTGTGATGCAGCATACTGGTGCTACT CCTGGCAGAGACAAAGATGACAAGAACAAGCACgacaaggacgagggagACATGAAGAGTAATAATGAGGAGCGCAGCGTCCaggagactgagactgaggTCGAGGAACCCACTGGCCACATTGTCAGCGACCTGACCACCCgcagcaagaagaggagacttGGTAGCGCTACCTGCACCGACGGCGTCACGCTCTCCCACGATGATGTCGTCAATGCGTTCAGGGAGTGCAAGAAGTGGGACGACCATGGAAGGGGCGGGTATCCCCACAAATTCGGCAACAAGAGCGGTAACAGTCAGGTCTTTGAGGGCATCACCAAAGACCTGCGCGAGTACCCTATCATTCAAAGTGGAACCTGGACTG GCGGCGAACCTGGCAAGTACCGTGTTGTCACCGACTACAAGGACAACTTTGAAGGAGTGATGATTGAGCATGCTGGTGTTTCTTTCTCCCGCTGCACTATCAACAAGGACTGA